The following proteins are encoded in a genomic region of Sneathiella marina:
- a CDS encoding sensor histidine kinase, protein MTTVDKGYHFMMWGVSLIALGTFVDYATEVILALNMSNMQQFSYAVNYRTAMALVFYFPGSVLAAKGLSSWLPAIQSLSKEIDLRQQTERKLIQAKTDAEVANAAKSQFLANMSHELRTPLNAILGFSDILKNESFGAIGSPIYREYSHDIHTSGKHLLDLINDILDVAKIEAGKLRLYEEAFDIKSATEICVNMLSLTAREADVSLTVNIAEDLPYLYADDTRLRQIISNLLSNAIKFTNPGGRVTLSVGLNENAGMYVSVVDTGIGIDDEDIENALSQFGQVDDKYSRNSDGTGLGLSLVQLIISEHGGTFEFSSKLEEGTVAIAHFPAERLRVRPSDIPDRPEYNVLAKRAI, encoded by the coding sequence ATGACCACTGTCGACAAAGGGTACCACTTTATGATGTGGGGCGTTTCCCTGATCGCGTTGGGAACGTTTGTGGACTATGCGACCGAAGTCATATTGGCGCTTAATATGTCAAATATGCAGCAATTTTCATATGCGGTTAATTACAGAACAGCGATGGCACTTGTCTTTTATTTTCCTGGCAGCGTATTGGCGGCAAAAGGGCTTTCCTCCTGGCTGCCGGCTATCCAAAGTTTGAGCAAGGAAATTGATTTGCGGCAGCAAACGGAGCGCAAGCTTATTCAGGCAAAAACGGATGCTGAAGTTGCCAACGCCGCCAAGTCGCAGTTTCTTGCCAACATGAGCCATGAACTTAGGACACCACTCAATGCAATTCTAGGTTTTTCAGATATCCTCAAAAACGAGTCCTTTGGTGCAATCGGTTCGCCAATTTACAGAGAATATTCTCATGATATTCATACGTCAGGTAAGCATCTACTCGATCTAATTAATGACATTCTTGACGTCGCAAAAATTGAAGCAGGCAAGCTAAGGCTGTACGAAGAAGCCTTCGATATAAAATCTGCCACAGAAATTTGCGTGAATATGCTGTCGCTCACAGCCAGGGAAGCTGATGTAAGCTTGACGGTCAATATCGCCGAGGACCTTCCCTACCTGTATGCAGATGATACCCGCCTTCGCCAGATCATTTCCAATTTGTTGTCGAATGCCATAAAATTTACGAATCCAGGCGGACGGGTGACGTTGTCGGTCGGTCTGAACGAGAATGCTGGTATGTATGTTTCTGTTGTTGATACGGGCATTGGCATTGACGATGAGGATATAGAAAACGCGTTGTCGCAGTTTGGCCAGGTGGATGACAAATATTCCCGAAATTCAGATGGGACGGGCCTGGGGCTTTCTCTCGTTCAATTGATAATTTCGGAACATGGTGGGACCTTTGAATTCTCAAGTAAACTTGAAGAGGGTACAGTTGCAATTGCGCATTTTCCTGCAGAGAGATTACGTGTGCGTCCTTCGGATATACCAGATCGGCCTGAATATAACGTTTTGGCGAAGCGGGCAATTTAG
- a CDS encoding MFS transporter, which produces MRSTPNYGVIMVGIAFMLSTFAFGGLGSVGVFLKPLSAEFGWSRAEVSFGYTSMALSSAISSIFLGYIADKFGARRLALMGIVVMFLAMVLLSRMQTLWEFYLYYFLFGSLGFSAVGAPLMASVGQWFTDKRGLAIGVVAAGGAFGQGVFPFLARLITSGYGWDTAYYVLGVIFLILGLPLAWMVRESPTRIAAINNPEDHSAPQDHYPMKPAEVISWLGIAIIFCCQCMAVPIVHVVALASDMGFDPKTAASIFMVLMISGVFGRIAGGGLCDRLGALRTYALMSLGQTVSAIWFPQITNLIGLYGLAVIFGFFYSGVMTSLIVNLQVMTPPRMTGRAMGFGIFFGMIGMGLGGFLGGYIYDLTGNYTAAFAYASAAGVVNLCIIFVISLRLKGAITKMSSI; this is translated from the coding sequence ATGCGCTCCACGCCCAATTATGGTGTCATAATGGTCGGGATCGCCTTCATGTTGAGCACATTTGCTTTCGGTGGGCTCGGCAGTGTAGGCGTGTTCCTGAAGCCATTAAGTGCAGAATTCGGCTGGTCCCGTGCTGAAGTTTCTTTTGGCTATACCTCGATGGCGCTTTCCAGTGCTATTTCCAGTATTTTCCTCGGATATATTGCAGATAAGTTCGGAGCGCGGCGCCTTGCCCTTATGGGGATCGTCGTCATGTTCTTAGCAATGGTACTGCTAAGTAGAATGCAAACGCTTTGGGAATTTTATCTCTACTATTTTCTGTTTGGCTCATTAGGGTTCAGCGCCGTCGGAGCGCCATTGATGGCGTCGGTTGGCCAATGGTTTACCGATAAGCGGGGATTGGCCATTGGTGTCGTCGCTGCAGGCGGTGCTTTTGGGCAGGGCGTATTCCCGTTTCTGGCCAGATTGATTACGTCGGGATATGGGTGGGACACAGCGTATTATGTTTTAGGGGTGATTTTTCTGATTTTGGGGTTGCCACTCGCCTGGATGGTTCGAGAATCCCCGACTAGGATAGCCGCGATCAATAATCCGGAAGACCACTCAGCGCCGCAGGATCACTATCCAATGAAACCCGCCGAAGTGATCTCATGGTTAGGGATAGCTATTATATTTTGCTGCCAATGTATGGCGGTGCCAATTGTACATGTCGTAGCCCTGGCTTCTGACATGGGATTTGATCCAAAAACAGCAGCAAGTATATTTATGGTATTGATGATTTCTGGTGTGTTTGGACGAATTGCTGGCGGCGGCCTTTGTGACCGCTTGGGTGCCCTTCGAACCTATGCCTTGATGTCGTTAGGACAAACCGTTTCGGCCATATGGTTTCCTCAGATAACGAACTTGATTGGATTATATGGGCTTGCCGTGATTTTCGGTTTTTTCTATTCCGGCGTTATGACGTCTCTGATTGTGAATTTGCAAGTGATGACGCCGCCTCGCATGACGGGCCGTGCGATGGGATTTGGAATCTTCTTTGGCATGATTGGCATGGGCCTGGGGGGATTTTTGGGCGGATATATCTATGACCTCACCGGGAACTACACAGCCGCATTCGCCTACGCCTCTGCAGCCGGGGTTGTGAATCTATGCATTATTTTTGTCATTTCTCTTCGCTTAAAAGGTGCAATTACCAAAATGTCGTCCATATAG
- a CDS encoding disulfide bond formation protein B produces MTNPADTNFFRNLNALGTLAVSGVLITALYDQFVSGDLPCPLCLLQRVGFVAVMSGLVLNIVKGPKADHYSIMIIAAFLGAAISLRQVSLHIIPGTPTYGDPFFGLHYYTWAFIVFAVIILGTAIIAAYSTQYHKQRYIKFSDQTVLCKIALVIAFSVVAVCAIAAFAECGPGACAEDPKTYWLFN; encoded by the coding sequence ATGACAAATCCAGCAGATACAAATTTCTTTAGAAACCTGAATGCTCTTGGAACACTCGCCGTTTCAGGGGTTCTGATCACAGCATTATATGATCAGTTTGTAAGTGGGGACTTACCCTGCCCCCTTTGTTTATTGCAACGCGTCGGCTTTGTCGCAGTCATGAGCGGCCTTGTGCTGAATATTGTCAAAGGACCGAAAGCTGACCATTATTCGATTATGATAATCGCTGCTTTTCTTGGCGCCGCAATTTCTCTAAGGCAAGTCAGTCTTCATATTATCCCCGGAACACCAACCTATGGCGATCCGTTTTTCGGCCTACATTATTACACATGGGCTTTTATTGTCTTTGCAGTCATTATTCTGGGAACGGCCATAATTGCAGCCTACAGCACACAATATCATAAACAACGGTACATCAAGTTTTCTGACCAAACTGTTTTGTGCAAAATTGCACTTGTCATTGCATTTAGTGTTGTCGCGGTATGTGCAATAGCCGCTTTCGCGGAATGCGGACCGGGCGCATGCGCAGAAGATCCAAAAACATATTGGTTGTTTAACTGA
- a CDS encoding DUF5993 family protein: MASLLFLMFFVTMALALMNKEKLSFIAFGLSIAASLFWFHHHATSTLNIQL, encoded by the coding sequence ATGGCCAGTTTGCTTTTCTTGATGTTTTTCGTAACCATGGCACTCGCCCTGATGAACAAGGAAAAACTTTCCTTTATTGCATTTGGACTTTCCATCGCCGCGAGCTTGTTCTGGTTTCATCATCATGCAACTTCTACGCTCAATATTCAGCTGTAG
- the msrA gene encoding peptide-methionine (S)-S-oxide reductase MsrA — protein MKSMIKQLGRVFLVSMAAIFGASFITWYAQATDNTESVILAGGCFWCVESDFDNVPGVLDTVSGYTGGSVNDPTYKIVTAGGSGHLEAVKITFDPDIVTYQELLEIFWRSVDPTDDGGQFCDRGESYKTAIFVNSPEQRQDAEISKELIEASGALKGSIVTPIIDATTFYPSEEYHQDYYTKNPIRYKYYRYRCGRDERVREVWGDQAYRGISEH, from the coding sequence ATGAAAAGTATGATCAAGCAGCTTGGCCGCGTATTCTTGGTATCAATGGCAGCTATATTTGGAGCATCGTTTATTACTTGGTACGCGCAAGCTACAGACAATACGGAATCTGTCATTCTTGCAGGCGGTTGTTTTTGGTGCGTGGAATCTGATTTTGATAACGTTCCTGGTGTCTTAGATACTGTGTCCGGCTATACCGGCGGCTCCGTAAATGATCCAACATATAAAATAGTCACAGCAGGTGGTAGTGGACATTTGGAAGCTGTTAAAATAACCTTTGACCCCGACATTGTAACCTATCAGGAATTACTGGAAATTTTCTGGCGCAGTGTTGATCCGACAGATGACGGCGGGCAGTTTTGTGACCGAGGAGAGAGCTACAAAACGGCAATTTTTGTCAATTCTCCGGAACAACGACAAGACGCAGAAATTTCCAAGGAATTAATTGAAGCGTCCGGCGCTCTGAAGGGCTCGATTGTCACACCTATAATCGATGCGACAACTTTTTATCCATCTGAAGAATATCACCAGGATTATTATACGAAGAACCCAATCCGTTATAAATATTATAGATATAGATGCGGCCGGGATGAAAGAGTACGCGAAGTTTGGGGCGATCAAGCCTATCGCGGTATTTCCGAGCATTAA
- a CDS encoding class II aldolase/adducin family protein, whose product MRNRVSDEEWKIRVDLAAAYRLVALYGWDDMIFTHISARLPGDEGHFLINPYGLMFEEMTASSLVKVDMNGDVVGENAYPVNPAGFTIHSAVHEVRHDAACVMHLHTAAGTAVATQEDGLLPLNQTALVIREQIAYHEYEGIALNHDERPRLQQDLGPDKKLMLLWNHGTLALGETIADTFLAMYFLERACEMQVASLAGNRKLHYPTDAVKNLTAQQGAHGLTGVSGLAWPALLRKLDRKMPGYAE is encoded by the coding sequence ATGCGAAATCGTGTCAGTGATGAAGAATGGAAAATACGGGTAGATTTAGCGGCAGCTTATCGCCTGGTCGCCTTGTATGGCTGGGATGATATGATATTCACCCATATTTCAGCCAGGCTTCCCGGGGATGAAGGGCATTTTCTGATTAATCCTTATGGATTGATGTTTGAAGAAATGACGGCTTCTTCATTGGTTAAAGTTGATATGAACGGTGATGTTGTCGGTGAAAATGCGTATCCCGTAAATCCCGCCGGTTTTACAATCCATTCGGCAGTTCATGAAGTACGACATGATGCGGCGTGTGTCATGCATTTACATACAGCAGCCGGTACTGCCGTCGCCACGCAGGAAGATGGTTTGCTGCCACTGAACCAAACCGCATTAGTGATCCGTGAACAAATTGCATATCATGAGTATGAAGGCATTGCCCTCAATCATGACGAGCGCCCGCGGTTGCAACAGGATCTGGGCCCGGACAAAAAGCTGATGTTACTTTGGAATCACGGCACACTTGCACTCGGGGAAACAATTGCAGACACATTTTTAGCCATGTATTTTCTGGAGCGGGCTTGTGAAATGCAGGTTGCAAGCCTAGCTGGCAATCGCAAGCTCCATTATCCCACTGACGCGGTAAAGAACCTGACGGCACAACAAGGAGCTCATGGTCTTACCGGAGTATCCGGTCTAGCTTGGCCTGCCTTGCTGCGAAAACTCGATCGCAAAATGCCAGGATATGCCGAGTAG
- a CDS encoding methyl-accepting chemotaxis protein, with protein MTTQKVPSISLALKLANETTLLAAAAPQLSNSVSDSERSQNYKSISTAVQQAVDRLGSLNDFMAGDPALEKIDGSLQKLSPLFARLNEEVEKRISLSLLRTDVADRLGAVGDVLDTSLSSLLVPLRIRAIENADAWNELLDTSVDTALSGTRPRYNTDELSSAGLEILKFQENVYSFESNGYLMISLLAEGLQAEDVKSVAKLEEDFLSSIATMSSPLAELENSTSNEQTEILNQIFNELLEIGVTGKKVDGKVTTENIFSIRTKELEAAATAQQVVMGARFLAAGLTQNVNAFVEEVEASVSNAAEQNVGLANDTKMTLLVCALIGVLAAIAIGWFYIRGNIVRRLMLLVGSAQRLSEGDLASSIYRDGNDEIARMGYALVGFRDTARDAEEARREAEDQRQKREEEKIKREEEQRIAEDKARQEKEQNLAELEATKQSEKNQLADDFEGSVKHLVEKFAAATSEMTVMSQSMSEAAAGTSQRAATVASASDMASSSVNSVAAATEELSSSINEISRQVNQASSIANEAVSEAERTNVMVNSLNEAASRIGDVVGLINDIAGQTNLLALNATIEAARAGDAGKGFAVVASEVKNLATQTARATEEISEQIKAVQEETGNAVGAIGGITSTISSINEIATTISAAVEEQGSATGEISRSVQQAAQGSQEVSQNITSVNEAAASTGNTATQVKEVSDQLAQEVSSLDKEVERFLAQVRAS; from the coding sequence ATGACTACACAAAAAGTCCCATCTATATCGTTGGCCTTAAAACTTGCAAATGAAACGACTTTGTTAGCTGCAGCTGCGCCGCAGTTGAGTAACTCCGTTTCCGATTCAGAGCGCAGTCAAAACTACAAAAGTATCTCGACTGCCGTGCAACAAGCGGTTGACCGGCTTGGTTCACTCAATGATTTCATGGCAGGGGATCCGGCGCTCGAAAAAATAGACGGAAGTTTGCAAAAACTCTCTCCTTTGTTCGCTCGCTTGAACGAAGAAGTAGAGAAACGTATTTCCTTATCATTGCTCCGTACAGATGTCGCTGATCGCTTGGGAGCGGTGGGAGACGTGCTAGATACAAGTTTAAGTTCTTTGCTGGTGCCTTTGAGAATAAGAGCTATTGAAAATGCTGATGCCTGGAATGAATTGCTGGATACGTCCGTCGACACAGCATTGTCTGGAACGAGGCCAAGATACAATACAGATGAGCTTTCTTCTGCAGGCTTGGAAATCCTGAAATTCCAGGAGAATGTATATTCATTTGAAAGCAACGGGTATCTGATGATCAGCCTGCTTGCAGAAGGGCTCCAGGCTGAGGATGTGAAATCAGTTGCTAAGTTAGAAGAGGATTTCTTGTCATCAATTGCGACGATGTCGTCACCACTCGCCGAGCTCGAAAATTCGACTTCGAATGAGCAAACTGAAATCCTCAATCAAATCTTCAATGAGCTTCTTGAAATTGGTGTGACAGGTAAAAAAGTTGATGGAAAAGTAACGACCGAAAACATTTTCAGCATTCGAACAAAGGAGCTGGAAGCTGCTGCGACAGCCCAGCAAGTTGTAATGGGCGCACGGTTCCTTGCAGCCGGACTTACCCAAAATGTTAATGCATTTGTTGAAGAGGTTGAAGCTTCTGTAAGTAATGCCGCTGAACAAAATGTTGGATTGGCGAACGATACAAAAATGACATTGTTGGTCTGTGCCTTAATTGGCGTATTGGCGGCAATCGCTATTGGCTGGTTCTATATTCGCGGAAATATTGTGCGACGGCTGATGTTGCTTGTCGGTTCCGCACAGCGCTTATCTGAAGGTGATCTTGCTTCAAGCATCTATCGTGACGGAAACGATGAGATTGCGCGAATGGGGTATGCGTTAGTTGGGTTTAGAGATACTGCGCGCGACGCAGAAGAAGCGCGCAGGGAAGCAGAAGATCAGCGTCAGAAGCGCGAAGAGGAAAAAATCAAACGCGAAGAAGAACAACGTATCGCCGAGGATAAAGCTCGTCAGGAAAAAGAGCAGAACCTGGCGGAGCTGGAAGCAACCAAACAGTCAGAAAAGAACCAGCTTGCTGATGATTTCGAAGGCAGTGTAAAGCATCTTGTCGAAAAATTTGCTGCGGCAACTTCTGAAATGACAGTGATGTCGCAATCCATGTCGGAAGCGGCTGCCGGAACAAGCCAGCGGGCTGCGACTGTAGCTTCAGCATCAGATATGGCCAGCTCCAGTGTAAACTCAGTGGCAGCAGCGACGGAAGAGCTTTCCTCTTCAATCAATGAAATTAGTCGGCAGGTCAACCAGGCCTCCAGCATCGCAAACGAAGCTGTAAGCGAAGCTGAGAGAACCAATGTGATGGTCAACAGCTTGAATGAAGCAGCATCAAGAATCGGCGATGTCGTGGGCCTAATCAATGATATTGCAGGGCAAACGAATTTGTTGGCACTTAATGCTACAATTGAGGCTGCCCGAGCTGGAGATGCCGGCAAAGGCTTTGCCGTTGTTGCGAGTGAAGTTAAAAACCTGGCAACACAAACCGCACGGGCAACCGAGGAAATTTCTGAACAAATTAAGGCTGTTCAGGAAGAAACAGGGAATGCTGTCGGGGCAATTGGCGGTATTACATCAACAATTAGTAGTATTAATGAAATTGCGACGACAATTTCTGCGGCTGTTGAGGAACAAGGTTCGGCAACTGGCGAGATTAGTCGGAGCGTACAGCAGGCAGCGCAAGGATCTCAAGAAGTCTCTCAGAATATAACGTCAGTTAATGAGGCTGCAGCGAGCACGGGAAATACGGCTACGCAAGTGAAGGAAGTGTCCGATCAGCTTGCGCAAGAAGTTTCCAGCCTCGATAAAGAAGTTGAGCGGTTTCTAGCTCAGGTGCGTGCAAGTTAA
- a CDS encoding ABC transporter ATP-binding protein, which yields MNNEIESTNSATSVVTDTLLSVQDVSVHFGGIIALDGVSFDIPAGQIVGLIGPNGAGKTTLFNCISRLYNVNSGDILFEGKSILQSPIHKMSSMGIGRTFQNLALFANLSVLDNVMIGGHPTGKTDYVSNALHLPWTRREERELRDRAMSVLRFMGLQETALQLIGGLPFGVQKRLEIARALMSKPKLLMMDEPAGGLNHNELSDLVATIRKIRDEFGTTVLLVEHHMGLVMEVSEKVVALSFGKKLAEGAPREIQEHPDVIEAYLGTGKK from the coding sequence GTGAATAATGAAATAGAGAGTACAAATTCAGCTACTTCTGTCGTGACAGATACGCTGCTAAGTGTTCAGGATGTTAGCGTCCATTTCGGCGGTATTATTGCTTTGGATGGCGTTTCGTTTGACATACCCGCAGGCCAAATCGTTGGTCTAATCGGCCCCAACGGTGCCGGTAAAACAACTTTGTTCAACTGTATCAGCCGGCTTTACAACGTAAATTCGGGCGATATTTTGTTCGAAGGAAAATCAATCCTTCAAAGCCCCATACATAAAATGAGTTCTATGGGAATTGGCCGTACGTTTCAGAATTTGGCGCTTTTTGCGAATTTAAGTGTGCTGGACAATGTTATGATTGGCGGTCATCCAACAGGTAAGACAGATTACGTAAGTAATGCGTTACATCTTCCCTGGACGCGGCGCGAGGAACGGGAGTTGCGCGATCGTGCGATGAGCGTTTTACGTTTTATGGGTCTTCAGGAAACAGCGTTGCAGCTCATTGGCGGTCTTCCCTTTGGAGTTCAAAAGCGATTAGAGATCGCGCGAGCTTTGATGAGCAAACCTAAGCTTCTGATGATGGACGAACCTGCTGGCGGCCTGAACCATAACGAACTTTCAGACCTTGTCGCGACTATTCGGAAGATACGGGATGAGTTCGGGACTACGGTCCTCTTGGTTGAGCACCATATGGGGCTGGTTATGGAAGTTTCTGAAAAAGTTGTCGCATTGAGTTTCGGTAAGAAGCTTGCTGAAGGTGCGCCACGCGAAATTCAGGAACATCCTGATGTAATTGAAGCGTATCTGGGGACGGGCAAGAAATGA
- a CDS encoding ABC transporter ATP-binding protein, producing the protein MSRLLEVKGLEASYGPTKALHGLDFGLEDGGVTTILGANGAGKTTTLRAISGMVTRNGEITLGGKELSSMRPAEITREGIAHVPEGRGTFVRMSTEDNLQLGAYTRNGKAEIAEDIERVYSYFPILKQRRNQQAGTLSGGEAQMLAVGRALMLRPRLLLLDEPSFGLAPLIVQELFEILKKINSEDGVSMLLVEQNAALALELADHAYLLETGNIVISGTSESILENETVRRSYLGY; encoded by the coding sequence ATGAGCAGGTTACTTGAAGTAAAAGGCTTGGAAGCTTCCTATGGCCCGACAAAAGCTCTGCATGGATTGGATTTCGGCCTCGAAGACGGTGGTGTAACAACAATTCTAGGTGCGAATGGTGCTGGAAAAACCACGACATTGCGCGCCATTAGCGGAATGGTGACCCGTAACGGTGAGATTACGCTCGGTGGCAAAGAATTGAGTTCCATGCGGCCGGCTGAAATAACGCGTGAAGGAATCGCACATGTTCCTGAAGGTCGGGGGACATTCGTGAGGATGTCAACGGAAGATAACCTGCAGCTGGGTGCTTATACGCGCAATGGAAAAGCGGAAATCGCAGAGGACATTGAGCGGGTTTATTCCTATTTTCCTATCTTGAAGCAGCGGCGAAACCAACAGGCAGGAACACTCAGCGGTGGTGAAGCACAAATGCTTGCTGTTGGTCGGGCTTTGATGTTGCGACCGAGATTGCTCTTGTTGGATGAGCCTTCTTTTGGATTGGCGCCTCTGATTGTTCAGGAGCTCTTCGAAATATTGAAGAAAATCAATTCTGAGGATGGCGTCAGCATGCTGCTGGTTGAGCAAAATGCGGCACTCGCACTTGAACTTGCTGATCACGCATATCTGCTGGAAACTGGCAACATCGTTATTTCAGGTACGTCAGAATCAATTCTTGAAAACGAGACCGTTCGCCGGTCCTATTTAGGGTATTAG
- a CDS encoding branched-chain amino acid ABC transporter permease translates to MELFLQQILTGIANGAIYACLALAVVMIYQAIDHFNFAQGEMAMFSTYICWSMIAVGIPYWIAFLLTIVISFTAGVTIERIIFKPLHSAPVLSHIIVFIGLLAIFNSLAGAIWDHTIKTFPSPFPEGSFGGLIGLHEVGMFFVTLLLLGAIFCFFKYTRIGMAMQAAAANPDSAELVGIRVGWMLALGWGLAAAIGAVAGMMIAPIVFLDPNMMLGILLYGFAAAIVGGITSPGGAVAGGFLVGIIENLAGTYIPAIGSELKLTVALVLIVTVLLFKPNGLFGKSIVTRV, encoded by the coding sequence ATGGAACTATTTTTGCAACAAATACTCACAGGCATAGCAAATGGTGCAATTTACGCCTGTTTAGCACTTGCCGTAGTAATGATTTATCAAGCTATTGACCATTTCAATTTCGCTCAAGGCGAAATGGCGATGTTCAGTACATATATATGCTGGTCGATGATTGCTGTCGGTATTCCCTACTGGATTGCCTTTCTTCTCACAATTGTAATTTCCTTTACTGCAGGCGTTACAATTGAGCGGATTATCTTTAAGCCATTGCATAGTGCACCGGTTTTGAGCCATATCATTGTCTTTATTGGCCTGCTCGCTATTTTCAATAGTTTGGCCGGTGCGATTTGGGATCATACGATCAAGACCTTCCCGTCGCCGTTCCCGGAAGGATCCTTCGGTGGTCTTATTGGATTGCATGAAGTGGGAATGTTCTTTGTGACGCTCCTCCTGCTTGGCGCAATATTCTGCTTTTTTAAATACACCCGTATTGGAATGGCCATGCAGGCCGCCGCCGCAAATCCGGATTCTGCTGAACTTGTTGGTATCCGTGTCGGCTGGATGTTGGCGTTAGGTTGGGGCTTGGCAGCGGCGATTGGCGCAGTTGCAGGCATGATGATCGCTCCCATTGTGTTCCTGGATCCAAATATGATGCTAGGGATTTTGCTGTACGGCTTTGCCGCTGCTATCGTCGGCGGCATCACCAGCCCTGGCGGCGCGGTTGCGGGGGGCTTCCTTGTTGGGATCATTGAAAATCTCGCGGGCACCTATATTCCTGCTATCGGCAGTGAACTGAAATTGACGGTCGCTCTTGTTTTGATTGTGACGGTTCTTTTATTCAAACCGAACGGACTGTTTGGTAAATCCATTGTGACCAGGGTGTAG
- a CDS encoding branched-chain amino acid ABC transporter permease, with amino-acid sequence MTTEVETNTDPRLTVGAKINIKWVGLFIILGILLPFVTEGYTSFQATLVMIYAIAILGLNLLTGFNGQFSLGHSAFYAVGAYTAAILVYHLDWPVYVTIPIGGVVCFVAGFLFGLPALRLEGLYLALATFALAVAVPQILKSSHLEELTGGVQGLDIFRPDVPAILPISMDQWWYLITFGIMLLLFWVAWNLINSRSGRAMMAIRDNPIAAASMGINTSLYKSLTFGVSAFYTGIAGALSAIVIEFVAPDSFTFQLSILLFIGLVVGGTGSIWGAIFGGLFILMVPNIAEEVSTGLSYAVFGVILILVIYVMPSGIAGLVNILRVRIKKMF; translated from the coding sequence ATGACGACGGAAGTAGAAACAAATACTGACCCTAGATTAACCGTTGGCGCTAAGATCAACATTAAATGGGTTGGCCTCTTTATTATATTGGGCATATTGCTGCCATTCGTTACTGAGGGCTATACATCCTTTCAGGCAACGCTGGTCATGATATATGCGATTGCCATATTAGGATTGAACCTGTTGACCGGATTTAACGGTCAGTTTTCTCTGGGCCATAGCGCTTTTTATGCAGTGGGCGCCTATACAGCAGCAATTCTGGTCTATCACTTGGATTGGCCGGTATATGTGACCATACCAATCGGCGGCGTTGTCTGTTTTGTTGCGGGATTCCTTTTCGGTTTGCCGGCACTACGGCTTGAAGGGTTGTATCTTGCTCTAGCGACGTTTGCGCTTGCGGTCGCCGTTCCGCAAATATTGAAATCTTCCCATCTGGAAGAATTGACCGGAGGCGTGCAAGGACTTGATATCTTTCGTCCGGATGTCCCTGCAATTCTGCCAATTAGTATGGATCAATGGTGGTATTTGATTACTTTCGGGATAATGCTTTTACTGTTTTGGGTAGCGTGGAACCTGATTAATAGTCGTTCCGGCCGAGCTATGATGGCAATTCGGGACAATCCCATTGCTGCTGCGTCTATGGGCATCAATACGTCTTTGTATAAATCTCTGACCTTTGGTGTGAGCGCATTTTATACTGGTATCGCTGGAGCGTTAAGTGCGATTGTCATCGAGTTTGTTGCGCCAGACAGCTTTACCTTCCAACTTTCCATCCTGCTATTTATTGGCTTAGTCGTTGGCGGAACCGGATCTATTTGGGGAGCTATATTTGGCGGATTGTTCATATTGATGGTGCCTAATATTGCAGAAGAAGTATCTACAGGCCTTTCTTATGCCGTATTTGGCGTTATCCTTATATTGGTGATTTATGTCATGCCCTCGGGAATAGCGGGTTTGGTAAACATACTGAGAGTTCGAATAAAGAAAATGTTCTGA